Proteins found in one Nostoc sp. NIES-3756 genomic segment:
- a CDS encoding PrsW family intramembrane metalloprotease codes for MDDFVLVLWATIPPLIFMGYYYYRVPLAPPLHLVLWLFLAGAISGFLALGLEYVFDTVANWVVNWQRIQRSLFGIALRQLISIGPIEEGCKFLAVITANTYFQRRYRLPPSSLFLFTIAAALGFTAEENWIYLYHGTATILDRSIGTPVHAMFSAPWGYALGRYLDATERLNHYRNLFIRAAINSVILHALVNILSSAWRYSPPLSFLSYGLFPLFVWMFWRIEQLLRQVKGQLPINLISGNTPQHRYWQKGLVFFALMLGGNAIFGLFLLARLISPLTPLQVFSPEFFWLIMSRVLINLAYGILAWFIYLYLRRKAGDR; via the coding sequence GTGGATGATTTTGTACTTGTTTTGTGGGCAACAATCCCACCACTGATATTTATGGGGTACTACTATTATCGTGTACCCCTTGCCCCGCCTTTACATTTGGTATTGTGGTTATTTCTGGCTGGGGCAATATCAGGTTTCCTAGCTTTGGGTTTAGAATATGTTTTTGATACAGTAGCCAACTGGGTTGTAAACTGGCAAAGAATACAGCGATCGCTTTTTGGTATCGCTTTACGTCAACTTATAAGCATCGGCCCCATTGAGGAAGGTTGCAAGTTCTTAGCAGTCATTACCGCCAATACTTATTTTCAACGCCGTTATCGTCTCCCTCCCAGCAGCCTTTTTCTCTTCACTATCGCGGCTGCTTTAGGATTCACCGCAGAGGAAAATTGGATTTATCTTTATCACGGTACAGCCACAATTCTTGATAGGAGTATCGGTACACCAGTACACGCCATGTTCTCCGCTCCTTGGGGATATGCGCTAGGTAGATATCTTGATGCAACCGAGCGACTAAATCACTACAGAAATTTGTTTATCCGTGCAGCAATTAATTCTGTCATTTTACACGCTCTTGTCAATATACTTTCTAGTGCTTGGCGTTACTCACCACCTCTAAGTTTCCTCAGCTATGGTTTATTTCCCTTGTTTGTGTGGATGTTTTGGCGCATAGAACAGTTGCTGCGTCAAGTTAAAGGCCAGCTTCCTATTAATTTAATCTCTGGTAATACTCCTCAACATCGTTATTGGCAAAAGGGTTTGGTATTTTTTGCACTCATGCTGGGTGGTAATGCTATTTTTGGACTGTTTCTTTTAGCCAGACTTATTAGTCCTTTGACTCCATTACAGGTTTTTTCACCTGAATTTTTCTGGTTAATTATGAGCAGAGTTTTAATTAATTTAGCCTATGGGATTTTGGCTTGGTTCATATATTTATACTTAAGACGAAAAGCTGGCGATCGCTGA
- a CDS encoding class I SAM-dependent methyltransferase: protein MTVAVNNAPGVASRLVNGILAIKPLANLAKHQARQMMIKRAERIGVPWRNEVKKLQARDWTQDIAQVENPQITYPDYYLTSFHAYDEGNLTWLAAFELEVAARAVHAGIWQDAGAQGDAKLRQSFHDILKVKLPQPPQAILDVGCGVGLSTFSLQEVYPQAQVTGLDLSSYFLAVAGYRSQQSQANINWVHASAESTGLPDGTFDLVSLFLICHELPQSATREIFAEAWRLLRPGGHISIMDMNPQSEAFKKMPPYVLTLLKSTEPYLDQYFTLDIGQALVEAGFQTPTITPNSPRHRTIIAQVRG, encoded by the coding sequence ATGACCGTTGCTGTAAACAATGCTCCTGGCGTAGCTTCCCGCTTGGTGAATGGCATACTGGCAATTAAACCCTTGGCTAACCTCGCCAAGCACCAAGCTCGGCAAATGATGATTAAACGCGCTGAGAGAATTGGCGTACCTTGGCGAAATGAAGTTAAAAAACTACAGGCGCGTGACTGGACACAAGACATTGCTCAAGTAGAAAATCCTCAAATCACCTACCCAGATTACTACTTGACTTCATTCCACGCCTATGATGAGGGAAACTTAACTTGGCTAGCAGCTTTTGAACTAGAAGTTGCTGCGCGTGCTGTCCATGCAGGAATTTGGCAGGATGCGGGAGCGCAAGGTGATGCAAAACTACGTCAAAGTTTTCACGATATCCTCAAAGTTAAACTTCCCCAACCACCACAAGCTATCCTTGATGTGGGTTGTGGCGTAGGTTTAAGTACATTTTCTCTGCAAGAAGTTTACCCCCAGGCTCAAGTTACAGGCTTAGACTTGTCTTCCTATTTCTTAGCTGTGGCTGGATATCGATCGCAACAAAGTCAGGCTAATATTAATTGGGTTCACGCCTCGGCTGAGTCTACAGGACTACCTGACGGGACTTTTGATTTAGTTTCCCTATTCTTGATTTGCCACGAATTACCCCAGTCAGCAACTAGAGAGATTTTTGCAGAGGCGTGGCGTTTATTGCGTCCTGGTGGTCACATATCTATCATGGACATGAATCCCCAATCGGAAGCCTTCAAAAAAATGCCGCCTTACGTTTTGACTCTGCTCAAAAGCACTGAACCTTATCTAGACCAATATTTCACTTTGGATATTGGACAAGCTTTGGTAGAGGCTGGTTTCCAAACTCCCACAATTACGCCAAATAGTCCCCGTCATCGTACCATCATTGCTCAAGTGCGTGGATGA
- a CDS encoding HNH endonuclease, translating to MNKTRRISIPTEVRQYVFQRDKFQCQSCGKTGVETDLTIDHIIPLARGGKNDMSNLHTLCFSCNRRKSDKLDSRFRRHFEI from the coding sequence GTGAATAAAACTCGTCGGATTTCCATCCCCACGGAAGTAAGACAATATGTATTTCAACGGGATAAATTTCAATGTCAAAGTTGTGGTAAAACGGGTGTAGAAACTGACTTAACTATCGACCATATCATTCCTCTGGCGCGTGGCGGGAAGAATGATATGAGCAATTTACACACTTTATGTTTTAGCTGCAATCGCAGAAAATCTGATAAACTTGATTCTCGCTTCCGGCGACATTTTGAAATTTAA
- a CDS encoding KGK domain-containing protein: protein MEDKFETIDAEFKDEDRNGVIAFGQSIFKLSDFMRDVKEAFHYKGLDELAAKLSNRGGIPVWKDNRHLWFNQGIVTEVLKPNAKGWRKGKIRIKVILEFCPDEPELKETEAINTETESPLDDLRRMISE, encoded by the coding sequence ATGGAAGATAAGTTTGAAACGATAGACGCTGAATTTAAAGATGAGGATAGAAATGGAGTGATAGCATTTGGTCAATCTATTTTTAAATTAAGTGATTTTATGAGAGATGTAAAAGAAGCTTTTCATTATAAAGGATTAGATGAATTAGCTGCAAAATTAAGTAATAGAGGTGGTATCCCAGTTTGGAAAGACAATAGACATTTATGGTTTAATCAAGGTATTGTAACTGAAGTTTTAAAACCTAACGCTAAAGGTTGGCGAAAAGGCAAAATTAGAATTAAAGTAATATTAGAATTTTGTCCTGATGAACCGGAATTAAAAGAAACAGAAGCAATAAATACTGAAACAGAATCACCGCTTGATGATTTACGCCGCATGATTAGTGAGTAA
- a CDS encoding dynamin-like GTPase family protein has product MPSLPFQCHNLKEQVESILQLLQQEPSLRSQDVTPVQTSLGKAISPRFEIVFAGAFSAGKSMLINALLERELLYSAEGHATGTECKIEYAQADEERVVLTFLSAAEIREQANSLCQQLGFTTTVDINQAEVISLLHQGCEVIIQQEGGESKSERAKQAKALILLLQGYEVNRQHIHAVNNATYSMEQFNFSNLKEAAGYARRGSNSAVLKQIEYYCKHPLLEDGNVIIDTPGIDAPVEKDAQLTYSKIQHPDTSAVVCVLKPASAGDMTKEETELLEKMRQNAGIRDRVFYVFNRIDETWYNTQLRQRLDDLVNGQFRDTSRVYKTSGLLGFYGSQIKQTSIRDRFGLDSVFVESSKGVDGKEETPQFVYAFNNYCVSSGKLSSSNFRISLNGYETPNQNYVRILAEQGIPLIDQLIQDSGIEEFRTAITRYLTEEKRPQLFKNLADDLEDICIKLKKYYQTLHHELDSQPREIEMMKAQELQRLNQQLQQVGRDFNQHITEEVNDVINSACDEFEADFRLLQSRMIRRLDELLDTFSVADAYRRATLSHPRNATAPLLAILVEAFYYLANELEDILIDSSQEIVGNLFQRLMGKIRKSEYYRQLYRLLGNDAGVEQELKALEKQVTQSLIDAASVECDRFVRESPKFYDEDTFSIYQFRQTLLQTSQSYDSESMVEAEPAIRQLLKLDFEPKVSHTIRKTFRQTINQILKTQLLPMAEKQGDEILQQYPQARIYLEETLQQEAEEKIANNNRLLGVIRGKVDVYNSAVTNINGCLQAMQLYEHLLPMINIGEWADLVQG; this is encoded by the coding sequence ATGCCAAGTCTGCCATTTCAATGTCACAATTTAAAAGAACAAGTAGAGTCTATATTACAACTTTTACAACAAGAACCATCTTTGCGTTCCCAAGACGTAACACCTGTACAAACTTCTCTTGGTAAAGCCATTTCCCCCAGGTTTGAGATTGTATTTGCAGGTGCGTTTAGTGCAGGTAAGTCGATGCTAATTAATGCACTGTTGGAGAGAGAATTATTGTACAGTGCAGAAGGACACGCCACAGGTACAGAGTGCAAAATTGAGTATGCGCAAGCAGATGAGGAACGGGTAGTTTTAACCTTTTTAAGTGCGGCTGAAATTCGGGAACAAGCAAACTCTCTATGTCAACAATTGGGGTTTACTACAACTGTTGATATTAATCAAGCTGAAGTTATTAGCTTATTGCATCAAGGGTGTGAAGTGATTATTCAGCAAGAGGGTGGAGAGAGTAAATCAGAACGTGCGAAACAGGCGAAAGCATTAATACTCTTATTGCAAGGATATGAGGTAAATCGTCAACATATTCATGCAGTAAATAATGCTACATATTCGATGGAGCAATTTAACTTTTCTAATCTGAAAGAAGCGGCTGGATATGCGCGACGTGGTAGTAATAGTGCGGTGTTGAAGCAAATTGAATATTATTGCAAACATCCCCTTTTAGAAGATGGTAATGTGATTATCGACACACCAGGAATTGATGCGCCAGTTGAGAAGGATGCACAACTAACCTACAGTAAAATACAGCATCCTGATACTTCGGCGGTGGTGTGTGTACTAAAACCTGCGTCTGCGGGTGATATGACAAAGGAGGAAACGGAACTTTTAGAGAAGATGCGACAAAATGCGGGAATACGCGATCGCGTGTTTTATGTGTTCAACCGCATCGATGAAACTTGGTACAATACCCAGTTAAGGCAACGACTCGATGATTTAGTTAACGGACAGTTTCGGGATACCAGTCGGGTTTATAAGACAAGTGGCTTACTCGGTTTCTATGGCAGTCAGATTAAGCAGACGAGTATCCGAGATAGGTTTGGTTTAGATTCTGTATTTGTGGAAAGTAGCAAAGGTGTGGATGGGAAGGAAGAAACACCACAATTTGTTTATGCTTTTAATAATTATTGCGTTAGTTCAGGAAAGTTATCCTCTAGTAATTTTCGGATTTCTCTCAATGGTTATGAAACACCAAACCAGAATTATGTACGAATTTTGGCTGAACAGGGAATACCGTTAATTGATCAGTTAATTCAAGATAGTGGTATTGAAGAATTTCGCACCGCTATTACTCGTTATTTAACAGAAGAAAAGCGTCCGCAGCTTTTTAAGAATTTGGCTGATGACTTAGAAGATATTTGTATCAAGCTGAAAAAATATTATCAAACCCTGCATCATGAGTTAGATAGTCAGCCGCGTGAAATTGAGATGATGAAGGCGCAGGAATTGCAGCGCCTCAATCAACAATTACAACAAGTAGGGAGAGATTTTAATCAACATATTACAGAAGAAGTTAACGATGTCATTAATAGTGCTTGTGATGAGTTTGAAGCAGATTTTCGGCTATTACAATCTCGGATGATTCGTCGTTTAGATGAGTTATTAGATACATTTTCTGTAGCTGATGCTTACCGTCGCGCCACTCTTAGTCATCCGCGTAATGCTACTGCACCGTTACTAGCAATTTTAGTAGAAGCGTTTTATTATTTGGCGAATGAGTTAGAAGATATATTAATAGATTCCTCCCAAGAGATAGTAGGGAATCTTTTCCAAAGATTAATGGGTAAAATTCGCAAGTCAGAATATTATCGCCAGTTGTATCGCTTGCTGGGTAATGATGCGGGGGTTGAACAAGAACTCAAAGCTTTAGAAAAACAGGTGACTCAATCTTTAATAGATGCAGCCAGTGTAGAGTGCGATCGCTTTGTGAGAGAAAGTCCTAAGTTTTATGATGAAGACACTTTTTCTATCTATCAATTCCGGCAAACTTTACTGCAAACTTCCCAAAGTTATGACAGCGAAAGTATGGTAGAAGCAGAGCCAGCAATTAGGCAGTTATTGAAGTTAGATTTTGAGCCAAAGGTTTCTCATACTATTCGTAAAACTTTCCGCCAAACTATTAATCAAATCCTTAAAACTCAATTATTACCAATGGCGGAAAAGCAAGGTGATGAAATCTTACAGCAGTATCCACAGGCGAGGATTTATTTAGAGGAAACATTGCAACAGGAAGCAGAGGAGAAGATTGCCAACAATAACCGTCTACTTGGTGTTATTAGAGGCAAGGTTGATGTTTATAATTCTGCGGTTACTAATATTAATGGGTGTTTACAAGCGATGCAATTATATGAGCATCTGTTACCCATGATTAATATTGGTGAGTGGGCTGATTTAGTGCAGGGTTAG